The nucleotide window atgaagtatgggatggacaaggcaaaacCATTCAGCGTTTCTCACGTTGCTCATTTTAAGCTATCTTCAGAACAATGTTAAAAAATAGCTAATGAAGAAaagtaggatatgtctcatgtgTCTTATTCGAGTGTAGTTGACAGCATGATTTAtatcatggtctgtacaagaccagatGTTTTACTTGTAGTGGATGTTGTTaacagatacatgtctaaccccgaCAAGTAACACTGGGAGGAAGTGAAAGGGTTACTTCGATATATTTGAAGTACACAAGTCTACATCTtaacatttgaaaaattaggggACAAGTTAGTAGACTATGTAGATTTTGATTATATGGGCAATGTGGACAATAGAAGATTGACTCTTGGTTATTCGTCTGTGCTAACGAGTGGAGCTATCAGTTAGATATTAAAGCTTCAGTGTGTGGTAGCTCCACATCCGATGCTAAGTATATGGCTGTGACAGAAGCGTTTAAGGAATGTGTTTTGTTGAGAGGAATGATATATCAATTGAGGCATCAGCAGGAGGCCAtgctggttaattgtgatagcaaaAATACAATCAATTTGGTGAATTTTTTTTATCACTTACGTACTAAACATATATATTGATGTGTGCCACCATTTTATTtaataggtgcttgaggaaggaggcatgacTTTAGTCAAGATTAACGCAAGCGTGAATCTAGTTGATATGCTTACTAAGGTGGTTCTCATAGAGAAGTTAAAGTTATGTGTAACTTCTTTAAGCTTAGCGAATGTGTAAATGGACGACGTATTATACATGAGAAGTGATGGTGAAGCTATGATGGAAGGTAGAATTAGAGATAGTAATCGATAAGGAGATATGATGAATGAAGATAGAAGATATGGTGGATATTATTGTTGGTGTTTTAAATTTGTGAGCaatagggtctgtcgatgccatcgacagcccaatcgatgccatcgagtagaggtcgatgccatcgataaatgcttaatcccatcaagaaaatctgaaaaatttcACGTTGGTTGCTGAAACATTTTACTgttgctactcgatgtcatcgaagtaagttCGACAACATCGAGggttgtcaatgacattgaaggttccATTGTAGATGTGTGTAGAATTACGTAAGTAcaaaatttgtttcctattccgattgtaaCACTATACACATCAACTGTAATCGGGATTTGAGATAGAGGTATATTAGAGCTTTCTAAATCGTTCTTAAGGGTTTAAGGGCATAGATAGGGCTTGTGaagtagattcgaggcttgttcgaatcggtaaggCTCCGActcttataatttctgctttcatagtgcattactcatcactttgtgtcatgagggttttttttaaagtttttccacataaaatttgacTTGGTCTTATTTCAACTTGGTTGTGTGAttgtgtactttgcttgattagTTTCTGAGTGTCATTGTGATTCCCAATAAAGACATGATAGGCTCCCTATTTTTTGAGTGGGAGCCTGAAAGCTTGTCTAGTCCATGTAAAGTTCATTTCCGGTTGAATATAAtctatttcattaaaaaaaaaaaaaaaaattctgccaTGCAATTCCAGCACCCATTTTTGACTTATTGGCCATCATCAAAAGAAACAATTTAGAAAGACAATtacagtgggacccatgattgGAACCTTCCCATTGATGTGCATGAATGAATCCATTCATTCCGTTTGGACTTATCTAATAATTTCATAGCACATGagaatggatttttattttttattttttattatttttttaaaatactttACAAGGGGCGGCTAGTTAGCACGTACAAGGGTCTCTAACTCGTCCTTTCATCAACTTCATCCTGTGGGCTGAAACTAACGTTTTGGAACCATCGTGTCAGATGGAGACAAGGGTATTGACTCTGAATCCTTCTTTAGATGGTatgtccaaacatgcccttagcccACCACAAACCAAGCTTCGAACTCAATGTACTGATAGGGCCAAATAATTGATTGTCATCGTCTCATACAATAGcttaaaaattggaaaaaagaaaaggaccTTTGCTTGACTAGATTTCATCAAGGCTCGAGAAAAGCTCGATCAGGACACTACTCAgtcaaaaattgtgaaaaacctaGTTGAACTTGAAGAAACTCGTGAAAACTCGACAAAAttaaacttgaaaaaaaaaaaaaccaagtgatcatcatggtgtgtagagctgggcatccggtcgatttggaccgagttagggctgaccgaCTGGATCCGATTTTGAAAGAGACCTGACTAGAACTCATTCTAACTCAGTATCGAGTCCAGCAtacctgacccgatccgagtccaggtcttgcctagactaatccggaccgagtccgatcCTGTCACAGGTACTAAGTCGAGTCGGGTGAAGCGGGTATCCACGGTCTGAAATCACAACTCGAAACCTAGGTGCACATGCTGGAATTGTAGCCTTTCTATTAACTACACGGTATCTCATCTATGAAATGTCAAATATggagttacacacacacacacacgagtcgggttttggatcaagttgagtcagtactgagttggatttcgggttgagtcaagtcgagttactaAGTGATCTAAACTCGGCtcaatttgagtttggattgggcgaagtCTGCTTGATttggattgactcacccactcggtttggGTCTGAATGACTCGGACGAGTCGAGTCTACCGAGTCGAGTCATCTTGTGTCCAGctctaatggtgtggcccattgtttgCACTGGATTGTATATTCTATCTGTGTTGATCCATTGACAGGAAAGAAATGGTTGTATTGAAAGTTCACATACAGCCTAAATTTCAACCAGTGCCCTATTTAACATCAAAGGAATATAGTTACACTGAAACAAAGGCCTATTTGATCACATACATCTTGTTGTAGCTTGCCATAGAATGAAAATACAAATGAAACATAATAAGAAAAGAGGCATTACAATGACATGATAAGATCAACCAAACTCTCTAATGACTCATATGAAGAACCTCCCTTTTCCATACAACGCATTGCATTTTCCTTTAGATCACGtgctctctctcttatctccttCCCTTCAATCTCCACCATCAATCTTCTTATGGCCCACTCTATCTCACTTCTATTGAAACCATTCTCAAGTTGTATTCCCACCTTCCAAACATGGCTCGCAAACCTAGCATTCACTTTTTGGTCCCATAAATAAGGAGAACATAACATAGGAACCCCTTCACATATGCTCTCCAACGTAGAATTCCAACCATTGTGTGTCCAAAAACCTCCCACTGATGGGTGGGCCAGCACTTCTTGTTGTGGGGCCCAGTTAACTATCCGGCCCCTCTCCCGCGTCTTCTCTTCGAACCCTTCCGGTAGTTCGACCGAATCATGGCCGTGGATAGAGCCGGGCCGGAGAACCCACAAGAAGGGCTGGTCACTATTGGCTAGCCCCCAGGCTATCTCCACCACGTCTTTTTTACCAAAGGAACCCGAGCTCCCGAAGCTGATGTAAATCACGGTCTCTGGCACCTGCTTGTCTAGCCATGCCATGCAACTGTAGTCTTGTGTTAGTATGCTGTTTGATGATCCCGGTGAGAATTTATAGAGTGGGCCCACTTCAAACAATGGCATGGGATGAATATCTTGTCTAATTTTTACCAAGTAAGTTGATTCAAGACCATCAAATGTGTTCTGGATGTAACCCAAAGCGGACCTCATTGCATTGTCTATCCCGGCCCCCAAACGCTCCATCATTTCAGGATCTGCCGTGCCAATGTCTGGAATGTCCTTCATCCTGAGGGGCGGAATTTCAGGAATAAGTGTGTTTGGCTCCCCATCTGGTAAAGACGGATTCATTAGTATGTCTATGCATTGCTTGTTTGTAGAGTTAAAATGTATTTTTGTAACCTCACTGTATCTCTTGTGAAATGTAGGGAAGTTTCACAGTGGCgcccaccaaatgaatgttcATGATCACTAAagggtgggtcccaacaaaagTTCCCCAAGCCATAttatttgttgtgtttttcttcatAAAGAACAAATTATGTGTCCTTGTATTTCATTTTTCTAATAGGATTTATACATACTTGGGGTTGGAAATGGGCCTAACTGAGTTGGGGTTGGATAGGCTAGATATATATATACTTGACCCATGTgctcgtccgagtcaactcggactcaGTTCAGTTGAGTCCATTTCTGGCTTAGGACAACGCGTCACCCCCTCGACTCAGGTGAGTCGTGACTCGAATCGAGACCAGATAGACTCTGCCCAGTCTGGCACATTTAGATCAGTATACCTACTCaaggaaaattttcaagttaTGGTCTTTGATCATCACCCCTACACGTGGCACAGATACACCTCAATGCAACTTgtcaaactgtccaaatcataaGCTCTAGTTTAGATGGAGCATGGACGCGGGTTTCCTTCGAAAGGCTTCCCCAGGATGCAACGTGGGACCCATGCACTATGATGTTTCCTGgtgcatccgtttttccatatcattttagggcatgagaccaaaaataagtggatctaaaactcaagtgggctgcgcgagaggaaacagtggagttttgtgtttttacttcagaGGAATGAAATTAtaaagtttggatggcatataaacattcaGATAGAGTTCAGTGAGgtttccccagttttccctctcatatgatagccttgaattttggatatacctgattttttctttcatgccccaaaatgatctaaaaaaatggatgaaggggatggatttttcagaaacatcacggtgagccccaagTAACATCCCGCagaggaacttcatgcgaaaggctttccagGATATCCGTGTCCATGGAGCATAGCTGAGGAATTGAACTGATcgaatgatcctgaccatccaactgGTGGATACCGAATATCcatgttcagattttggactcacatcacgtaagatgagttc belongs to Magnolia sinica isolate HGM2019 chromosome 8, MsV1, whole genome shotgun sequence and includes:
- the LOC131252692 gene encoding UDP-glycosyltransferase 76B1-like, which gives rise to MAESSDLQIQKKKVPHLAILPIPLQGHLNAMLQLANLLHSKGFSITVIHTNFNSPNPSNFPNLRFEPIPDGLSDGKRWTEDPIHATHVLNDSCQEPFHDCLSRLISDSPHGPVTCIITDEIFHCTKDVADRLKLPRILLGTTSAFHIATMTTFKLLQQNGLLSISDGEPNTLIPEIPPLRMKDIPDIGTADPEMMERLGAGIDNAMRSALGYIQNTFDGLESTYLVKIRQDIHPMPLFEVGPLYKFSPGSSNSILTQDYSCMAWLDKQVPETVIYISFGSSGSFGKKDVVEIAWGLANSDQPFLWVLRPGSIHGHDSVELPEGFEEKTRERGRIVNWAPQQEVLAHPSVGGFWTHNGWNSTLESICEGVPMLCSPYLWDQKVNARFASHVWKVGIQLENGFNRSEIEWAIRRLMVEIEGKEIRERARDLKENAMRCMEKGGSSYESLESLVDLIMSL